Within the Emticicia oligotrophica DSM 17448 genome, the region AATGCTACTCAGGAAAAATTGGAAAGGGTTCGCCTGAGTGTAAAATTGTTGTGAATGGGAATTTCAGTAATGTGAGGTTTAAGTAAGCAAAATTATTGATTTGAGTTTGAAAGTATAGTAGAACGCAGCTTAATTGGATGAAATGATATTTAGATGAAAATCATCTTTAACTATCACAGAATCAACATTAGCTGCGTTCTATTTTTATATTATTTATAGGCTACCAAAGGAGGCGTTTCTACAAGTGATTTTTTCAATACATATTTTGCCATTACAGGAAAATGGTCAGAAAATTTTACGCTTGAAATGGTTTTACATGATGTTACGTGCCAATCTTCGCTCACAAATTGCTGGTCGATTCGAGCAAAATATGGCTGGCGATTGAGTGTAAAACCAAGTCCTTGTCCAGCTTCTTCAAAAGCATTTTGGAAGCTTAGTTTAAGCTTTCCGTAAGAATATCCAAATGGAGTTTCGTTAAAATCGCCACAAATAATAACAGGAAATTTGCTTCCTGAAACATACGATTCCACTTCACGCATTTGTTCATCTCTTTTTTCGAATCCTACTTTTAGGCGAGTAAAACTATCGGATAATTCATTAAAAAACGTCTTTACTTGTCCTTTTTTCAAAGCTTCAAGGGCTAAATTTGTGCGAATACCCATCGACCAAAGATGCACGTTAACAACCCGAACCGTATCTTGTCCGTAGGCGATATCGGCACATAAAAAACCATTGATATTGGGTTGATTACCACGGTCCCAAATTCTGCTATATTGGTTAAGAATTGGATATTGAGAAAAAAGGGCTAGACCAATTTGTTTTTGCTCTTCAAATGTGGTTAGCTTCGTAATGCCATTAGCATATTGTGCTTCGATAGCTTGATTGGGTGAGTATTCTTGAAAACAAGCAATATCAGCTTTTAGTTTTTGCCAGTGTTGGTCGGTTTTATGTGCTGGGTCGAAACATTCTCCATTAAAACTTAGCACTTTCAATGCCGAAACATCTTCAAATTTTATTTTACCATCGTTGATACCTACCATTCTTTTAATGAGCGGAAAAGTAAAGAGTATCCAGATAAAACCTGCCGTAGCAACGATTTTCTGTTGTTTGATTAATAAGTAGCAAGCTGCCACTAAACCAGTAAGAATAGCGATTGGGAGGCTCATCATGATAAAACCAGCTATCCAATGGTCGAAAATGGGATAGTAGCAAAACGCCATTGTTATGAATAAATAAGCAATAGCTGAATAAGAAATAGGATGTTGGCGGAAAATATTAAAAAGGCTTACAGCCAATTTATGTAAGATTCCGAAGGCAACCATGGTAATGGCCGAAATAAATATTTTAAGATTAGAAAGTTTCATCATAGTATTATAGAGGTTAGGTAGGCACGGATGGGGAGGTATGAAAATTACAAAGACGGAATATGTTCATGTGGACATAGACCGTCTTTTGCAATATTAAATTGAAATGGGACTTCTTATTTTACTTCAAAACCTCCCTTACCAATTTTAAAGCCTTCAGAGTAAAGCTCTACTGTGTATTTTCCTTTGGTGAAGTTGGCTACTTTGCCAGAAACTAATTCAACTCTTTGGTCATTGTTTTCGAATGGTACACTGTTTTTGAATGTATAACCGATTTCCTTTCCATCGATTTGAGTTACACCACCGTTACCATTTTCAACCACAGCTCCGTTTGCATCAAGCACACGAACGAAAATATCTTTGTTGTTTTGTGCCGCAATCGGATTTGAAGGCATGATGAATGAAACCTTAATTTGGTCGATTCTTCTGGCTTTATATTCGCCACCATCACGCTCTTTTCCTTTTGAAGAGAGTGCAGCTACTTGTACGTTTACCGCTTTCATTGCCGAAGCTAAAGTTACTTGACGAGAAAGGTCTGTATTTTTAGTATTTACATCGGCCAATGTAGTTGTAAGGGCTTCTTTTTCAGTTTTTAAGCTAGTATTTTCAACAATAACTTGTTGTTTTTCTGTCTCAAGTGTTTGGTTTTTAGCTACTAAAACACCATTCTCTTCTTTCAATTTACGAATATCATCATCTTTGGCGACTAAGAAGTTTTCGTAATCTTTGATTTTGGCTTCGTATTTCTGAACTGAGAAGTTGAGGTCCGACTTCAATTTCTTTTTATCGTTTTCGAGTTGAGCTTTTACTGCTTCTAACTCAGCTACGCTTCCGCCTAAACTTTGTACTTCAAGAATTTTTTGGTCTAATGATTTAGAAATTGAATCAAGTTTGATTTGTGTAGAAGAAAGTTGTTCAACTTTCGAAGTTAATGATTTTTGAAGTTCGATGGTTTCATTTCTTGCACCCATGAACAAATATCCTAAAAGAGCTAATACGCCAGCCATTACACCGATGATAACTTTCAAAAGGCCATTGTTGTTAGATTGTGTTGTTTCCATTTGCTTAATAATTATGATATTAAAGTTTATGGTTACAAAGCAACAATGTCAAGGTTAAAGACGAATTAAATCGACTTTAAATTTACCTTAAAAAATGAATTGAATATTTTTATCGCTCAAATCTTAAGGTAAAGGTTGTGCCTTCTTGGTTTGAAATTACATCAACGGAGCCGTTGTGAAGTTTGGTTATTTGGGCAACAATAGCTAATCCAACTCCGTGTCCTTTTACGGAATTGGCGGTGGCATTGCTTCTATAAAATGGGCGAAAAATGTAGGGTAAATCAGTGGCTGGAATAACAGGGCCTTGATTGAAAAATGAAATCATAATTCTTTGCGTATTGGCCGAGAAACTAACAAAAACACTATGGCTTTCGGAGAATTTGCAGGCATTATCCATTAAATTCATGAAAGCTACTTTGAGAGAAGCTTCATTGCCGTTGAACATGAGCGATTCTTCTTCTTCGGGAAAATCGCTAAAATCAATGTTAATTTGATAATCTTCGTGCCATTTTTTTAGCTGACTTTTAGCATCCCAAAGGAGTTCATCCATTCGAATAGGCGTGCGTTGAATGGCTTCAGCATTGACTACTGTACTAGCTAAATTCAGTAGGGTATTGGTTAGCTGGGTGAGCGTTCGTGTATCTTCTTGTAGCGATTTTAAGCTTTCTTCATAAATTTCTGGTGTACGTTTCTGCAATAAGGTGATATCAATTTGTGAATAGATTTTAGTAAGTGGGTTTTTTAATTCGTGCGAAACATTGGCAATAAACATCTTTTGCATCGTGAGGGCTTCTTCGATGCGGTCAAGCAATTGATTGAAAGTGGCAACTAATCGCCCAATTTCATCAGATTTATTGGGGTGCTCGACTCTTTTCTCGGTATTGGCAGGAAAGATTTCATTTACTTGGGCAATAATTCCTGACATCGGAGAAAGTGCCTTGTCAGAAAAGAACCAACCTGATAACCCCGAAAGAAGCAAACCAACTAAAATCATTACGGTTAAGATTTTTCTTAAATCTTCAAGGGCATCTTTACCGTTTTGGTCGATGGCACTTACAATAACCCAATAGCTTGCAGTGCCTTTTTTGAGCTGAATACCAAGGGTTTGGTAATACCCAGCATAATGGTAAGTAGCATTTTTTTGTTTTTGAATATTTGGAATAAGTTCTTCAAATAACCCTTTATATGGCTCTTGACTTGCAAAAACTAGCTTTTTTAGATTTTCATCATAGACATAAATACTCTCATCGCTTAGGAGTTCTTTATCTGCTGTGTTTACTAATTTCAAAACAGTCGTATCGGCAGTTTGAAGGTCAAAGAGTAGTGTTGTGGTTGTGATGGCACGATCTTGAAGGCGTTTGAAAAAGCGTTTTTCGAGATAAAGCTTACTAAAAAAGTACACACCCACCGAAAAAAACAATAAAATGGCTGTTACAATTGCCATAAATTGATAGGTGAGTCGAGAGCGAATATTTATCATCGAGAAAATGCTATTTTAGAAATAGTTTATATCTAGTTTCATGGTTTCTTCAATACATAACCCATACCTATGTGCGTGTGAAGAAGTTTTGGTTCGAAATCTTTGTCGATTTTCTTGCGAAGAAAATTCACATAAACTTCAATCACATTGGTGCCTGTATCGAAGGTTACATCCCATATTTTTTCAGCTAATTCTACTTTCGAAATCACTCTTCCTTGGTGCTTGATGAAGTATTCAAGTAAAGCAAACTCTTTGGCCGTAAGTACAATTGGCTTGTCGCTGCGACTTACAGTTTTAGAATCTAAGTCCATTTCGAGGTCGGCAAATTTTAAAAGATTGGCAGTTTGAACGCTTCCAGTATTACGGCGAGTTAAGGCACGAATTCGTGCAAGTAACTCCCTAAATTCGAAAGGTTTAACCAAATAATCATCAGCACCAGCATCGAGGCCAACAATTTTATCATCTGTTGTACCTAGTGCAGTTAACAGTAAAATAGGTGATGCAACGCCTTTGGTGCGAAGTTGCTTACAAAGTTCAAGACCACTGATACCGGGCAAGATAATATCTGAAATGATAATGGTGTAATTTGTGCGAGTTGCGAGTTGTAGACCAATCAATCCATCGTATGCCACATCAACTTCCCATTGTTGCTCTTCAAGACCTTGTTTGATTAATTGCAAGGTCTTGGCTTCGTCTTCTATTACTAATATTTTCATACCGATACCGATTGGATTTACGCCAAAATTAGAAAAATTTAGAGATAAACGAAGAAAATGAAGGTATAATTGTAAATACCTACGTAAATGATAGAACAGCAATTTTAAAAATAATGATTATTTCTTCTCAACGGCTATTAGCGTTACTTTATCGAGTAGGCCAGAATCACGTGGTTGCCAATTGAGTGTAGTTAAATAACCGTTTTTACCTAAATTTGGACGTAACCTCGCCGAAATATTGATATTATAAAACTTTTGCCATACTTGTCCTTCTTTTTCAATAGCAATTACACGATTAGCCATTGAATTTGAAACTTGTACCGTTAATGTATTTTGTTCTTTAAAAAGAGTTTTCGGTACAAAAACTTTATAGCTTGGGCCAATTAAAGTACCTAAATTTTGCCCATTTAATATTACACTTGCACTTTCGGCTACTTTACCTAAATCAAGCCAATAACCAGCGGTTATATTTGTACTACTTGGTTTGGAGAAATCAAGTGTATAAGCAGCAGTGCCTGAAAAGTTTTTGTAAGCGTCTCCATCTAACTTTGTCCAAGAACCAAGCGATTGTATTTCGATAGTTTTGGGTAATGTTGGCCCTCCCTCCAAGAAACTAAGCTTCCAAGTACCTTTGAGTTCTTGTGGTTCAGCCGCCGACTTGTAATAAGCAAAATTGCTGCTTTGAACAGGCGTATTGTAGGTTTCGATAATGCAGGATTCTCCCGCCGCTAATTGCAGGTAAATTTCATTGGTTGTTGCATTGTATTTTGCCATGCCCAAGGCCCCCGTCATCGGATTATATAAAGCTGCCGATTTTGCAGAAACAGTTAGTTTTACCCAACCATCAAATGCTTTGTTGGTTTTGTTGTTGATAAAATAATAATATCCTTTATCATAGGTTTTTCTGACAAACTGAAGTCCTTCATCAATCATGGTTTCACGCCAAATTTTGGCGGTATTCATCATGGCATCTAAGTTTTCGCCTACCAAAATTGTTCCTTTGCCAACAGATGCTTGCTTGAAATTTGCCGAATTTTCTACAAAGTTCATTTCAGAAAGCAAGGCTTTGAATTTGGTTTGACGCTGAGCAAGATTACCTAAACCTGGCACATCGACAGGTAATTTTTTGTGAAAAATGATGGTAGCTCCTTCTTTAGCCAACGAAACTAACTTTTCAAATGTTTCAAGGGGGATTTGCTCACTTTCAGCCATTAAAATGGTTTTGTATTTAATTCCTCCCGTGAGAATTTGTTGATTTTGTGCTTGTAGATTTAAAATCTGACGGTCAGAAATAAAGTCAAATCCATATCCACGGTCAAGTAGTTTTTGCCCTACTTCTTTAAAATCAGTTCCATTAAATTCTGGCGTAACGCCATCAAAGTGTTCTAAAAGACCTTTAGGTGAATGTTCTGTCAGGCGGTCAGTAATTGGGAAATAGAATAATATATCATTATTACCTTTACTATTTTGTAAGAAGCTTTGGCAGCGAGCTACATAATTATTGAGCGTACCAAAATCTTTCCAGAAAGGGTTATTAGGCATGAAGTGCACGGCAGCATAAAACAACCACCCTGGATATTGAGCATCTTTTGGCGAATAACTAGTGCCGTGGTAAAAAATATGATTAATTCCACCCACCATAAATAAATCTAAAGCACGCTTTACATCGGCTAGATTCGATAAGAAATGTTCATTTTCCCAAGTGGCAGACTCAGAAGATGCCAATTTTTTACCCATCACGTTGGCAGCTGATGATGCAAATTTTATGCGGAGCAGGTCAGTACCTTCAATTTCGGGAATATCAACTACACTATATAAATCTAAGGTATTTGCTGGTGAGCCATGAGCTTGGTTTCTCACAATTTTTCCTCGACTATGAGCCCATTTTGCCCATTCAGAAGTATATTTTTCTAGAATTAAATCACCTATGGTCGTTCGGTAATCGAATAAAACCCTACGATTTAGGTCGGTATTTTCTTTGCTGAAAAGGTTGGGTAAATAATTGCGTAATTCATAACCTCGACGATTTTTAAACTCATCGAAAAGATTATCTGTCCAGTCAGATTGCCCACGTGCATCATCAACTTCATAAGAATCATTGAAAAAAGCACGCATACTCGAAACATCAGTTTCGGCAAATGCTTTATCAAATGCTGAAAGATAATTTTTGATGGCTTTATCAGAGAAGTGGTCAATTACATCGCCTTCGCCACCCGGGCCAGCACGTTCAACCATTTTTCCATGAAAACCCTGAAAAACAGCATAAAGCATCCAATTTCCAGGAGGGGCCTGCCAGTTGAGTTTACCTTCTTTATTTACATTGTCGGTTAGATTCAATGCTTCTCCTTTATCTGAGTAAGCCATGAGTGTTTGTAAAGGAATAGGACGTTCGAAACGTACTTGGTCAATGGCCAATTCTTGCAAATTATCATTTTTCGAAATAGGATATTTCAATGCACTGATTTCGGTAGATTTTGGTAAAACATAGCGTAAAAGTGGAGGTTGAACGAAAGTGATGTTTTCATTTAAGGTTTCCCCTTTTGTTAAGCTATAAGTTTTATGAAAAACAGCCTTGCAAGCATCTTCTGGCGTAACCCAACGACCCCCAAACGGCCAACCAGAAGCATTGGCTAAGTCGATACCTAAACCTAAGCGACTGCCTTCTTTTAGGGTATGTTTAAACATATCGACCCATTTCGGAGAAAGAAAGTCAATGAATTGTGCTTCTGCACCTTTTACGCCATAAATAGGTGTAATTTCTAGTCCACCCAAGCCTACTTTTTGGTAAGCTTCCATATTGTAGGTGAGGTCTTTAGGGTTTACGGCATTACCTTCCCACCACCAACGTGTCCAAGGTTTGGTTTGTTGGGTAATTGGTTTCCATTTAGGTTGTGCCATGGCAAACGTACTTCCGAGAAGGATGATTGCCGATGTTTTGAATAGGGTTTTGTTGAGCATTTTTCTGTATTTTACTCTTTCATTGATTAATATTATTAGTTAGCGA harbors:
- a CDS encoding HAMP domain-containing sensor histidine kinase, yielding MINIRSRLTYQFMAIVTAILLFFSVGVYFFSKLYLEKRFFKRLQDRAITTTTLLFDLQTADTTVLKLVNTADKELLSDESIYVYDENLKKLVFASQEPYKGLFEELIPNIQKQKNATYHYAGYYQTLGIQLKKGTASYWVIVSAIDQNGKDALEDLRKILTVMILVGLLLSGLSGWFFSDKALSPMSGIIAQVNEIFPANTEKRVEHPNKSDEIGRLVATFNQLLDRIEEALTMQKMFIANVSHELKNPLTKIYSQIDITLLQKRTPEIYEESLKSLQEDTRTLTQLTNTLLNLASTVVNAEAIQRTPIRMDELLWDAKSQLKKWHEDYQINIDFSDFPEEEESLMFNGNEASLKVAFMNLMDNACKFSESHSVFVSFSANTQRIMISFFNQGPVIPATDLPYIFRPFYRSNATANSVKGHGVGLAIVAQITKLHNGSVDVISNQEGTTFTLRFER
- a CDS encoding endonuclease/exonuclease/phosphatase family protein, whose amino-acid sequence is MMKLSNLKIFISAITMVAFGILHKLAVSLFNIFRQHPISYSAIAYLFITMAFCYYPIFDHWIAGFIMMSLPIAILTGLVAACYLLIKQQKIVATAGFIWILFTFPLIKRMVGINDGKIKFEDVSALKVLSFNGECFDPAHKTDQHWQKLKADIACFQEYSPNQAIEAQYANGITKLTTFEEQKQIGLALFSQYPILNQYSRIWDRGNQPNINGFLCADIAYGQDTVRVVNVHLWSMGIRTNLALEALKKGQVKTFFNELSDSFTRLKVGFEKRDEQMREVESYVSGSKFPVIICGDFNETPFGYSYGKLKLSFQNAFEEAGQGLGFTLNRQPYFARIDQQFVSEDWHVTSCKTISSVKFSDHFPVMAKYVLKKSLVETPPLVAYK
- a CDS encoding glycosyl hydrolase, with amino-acid sequence MLNKTLFKTSAIILLGSTFAMAQPKWKPITQQTKPWTRWWWEGNAVNPKDLTYNMEAYQKVGLGGLEITPIYGVKGAEAQFIDFLSPKWVDMFKHTLKEGSRLGLGIDLANASGWPFGGRWVTPEDACKAVFHKTYSLTKGETLNENITFVQPPLLRYVLPKSTEISALKYPISKNDNLQELAIDQVRFERPIPLQTLMAYSDKGEALNLTDNVNKEGKLNWQAPPGNWMLYAVFQGFHGKMVERAGPGGEGDVIDHFSDKAIKNYLSAFDKAFAETDVSSMRAFFNDSYEVDDARGQSDWTDNLFDEFKNRRGYELRNYLPNLFSKENTDLNRRVLFDYRTTIGDLILEKYTSEWAKWAHSRGKIVRNQAHGSPANTLDLYSVVDIPEIEGTDLLRIKFASSAANVMGKKLASSESATWENEHFLSNLADVKRALDLFMVGGINHIFYHGTSYSPKDAQYPGWLFYAAVHFMPNNPFWKDFGTLNNYVARCQSFLQNSKGNNDILFYFPITDRLTEHSPKGLLEHFDGVTPEFNGTDFKEVGQKLLDRGYGFDFISDRQILNLQAQNQQILTGGIKYKTILMAESEQIPLETFEKLVSLAKEGATIIFHKKLPVDVPGLGNLAQRQTKFKALLSEMNFVENSANFKQASVGKGTILVGENLDAMMNTAKIWRETMIDEGLQFVRKTYDKGYYYFINNKTNKAFDGWVKLTVSAKSAALYNPMTGALGMAKYNATTNEIYLQLAAGESCIIETYNTPVQSSNFAYYKSAAEPQELKGTWKLSFLEGGPTLPKTIEIQSLGSWTKLDGDAYKNFSGTAAYTLDFSKPSSTNITAGYWLDLGKVAESASVILNGQNLGTLIGPSYKVFVPKTLFKEQNTLTVQVSNSMANRVIAIEKEGQVWQKFYNINISARLRPNLGKNGYLTTLNWQPRDSGLLDKVTLIAVEKK
- a CDS encoding response regulator transcription factor → MKILVIEDEAKTLQLIKQGLEEQQWEVDVAYDGLIGLQLATRTNYTIIISDIILPGISGLELCKQLRTKGVASPILLLTALGTTDDKIVGLDAGADDYLVKPFEFRELLARIRALTRRNTGSVQTANLLKFADLEMDLDSKTVSRSDKPIVLTAKEFALLEYFIKHQGRVISKVELAEKIWDVTFDTGTNVIEVYVNFLRKKIDKDFEPKLLHTHIGMGYVLKKP